DNA sequence from the Leptospirillum ferrooxidans C2-3 genome:
CAAGGCTCATGTCCGTTTCATCGAAGGGGATGTCAGGGATCGGGACCTTCTGAAAAAGATCCTTCCCGATGTCGAGGTGATCTTTCATCAGGCGGCGCTCGGATCGGTTCCCCGCTCCATCAAGGATCCCTTCGAAACCCAGTCCGCCAATGTCGATGGAACCATGGCCATCCTGTGGGAAGCCAAACATGCGGGCGTCAGGAGAGTGACCATTGCCGGTTCGTCTTCTGTCTACGGGGATGCGCCGGGGATGCCCAGGGTCGAGACGATTGTGCCGTCCCCGCTTTCGCCCTATGCGTTGACCAAGATGAGTCAGGAGCATCTCGGCGCCATTTTTTCAAAAACTTATGGGCTTGAATGTGTGACGCTCCGGTATTTCAATATTTTCGGACCCTTTCAGGATCCCCAGTCGGAATACGCGGCGGTGATTCCCCGTTTCATTACCAAGATCATCAAAAATGAACCGATCACGATCTACGGCGACGGACTCCAGTCCCGGGACTTTACCTTCATCGACAATGTCGTGTCGGCGAACTTGCTCGCAGCCCGGACAAAAACCGGGATCGGACAGGCCGCAAATATCGGCTGTGGCGCGCAATTCACCCTTCTGGACCTTGTCGAAGAGTTGAAAAAGCTGCTGGGCAAACCGAATGTGGCCATTGATTTTCAGCCACCGAGGGCCGGTGATCCGAGAGAGTCGAGAGCCGATATCAAAAAAGCGGAAGAGCTTCTGGGCTATCGCCCGCTTGTGGATTTTTCCGAAGGACTAAAACGCACCGTTGAATGGTTCAAGGCCAGAACATAGGATCAAGATGAATCTACAAAAAGATATGGTATCCGGAGCGACGTTTTCATCTGAAAAGAACCTCCGGGCCACTTTTGGAGTCTGGAAACAATGATCCGGATTTTCAACCACTACGTCTCCCTGACAATTCTCTTTATTGCCTTCGGGGACTTTCTGATCCTTACCGGGACCTTCCTGGGTATCCAGGCGATCGGAGACAGCTCACAGAGCCTTTCCCGATCGATCGGGTCGATTGCGGGGACACCGTCGATTCTTCTGGCATCACTCATCACCGGAGCTCTGGGAATATTGTCCCTGTTCATTTCGGGGCTGTACGACTTTACCCATTTTACGGACTCGAAGGAATTCAAGATACGACTTGCCGTTGCGATCATCATGATTTTCTTCTTTACAGAAATGATCCATATCCTGTTTTCCCCTCCTCATCCAAAGAAATACCTTCATATCATCGCCGTTTTCATTTCCATCGTGATCCTGGCCATCTGGAGAACCGCGGCGGTCAACTTCCGCTTCAAGGGATCCACCGAAAAGGTGCTCTTTCTGGGCAATGCCCACATTGCGAAGATCCTGTCGGAGATCAACCTCCAGAGGAATAATATCGCTGTGGTCAGGATCCTTTCCCAAGAAGAGCTTGCGGATTTTGATCTGGCGGATTTCATCTCGAAAAACACCGTTCACAGGATTGTTGTCGCGATGAATGACCGTCGGGGAAAACTCGATATTCCGAGGCTTCTCCATTGCAAGATGAGTGGGATCAAGGTCTGCGAATGGGGAACCTTCTATGAAATTCACGCTAACAAGATCGACATCATGTCGATCAATCCAAGCTTTCTGATTTTTGGGGAAGGATTCAGGCAGCCGAAGGTGCTTCGGCTGATCAAAAGAGTTCTGGATTCACTGATGGCTCTTGTCGTCCTGATACTGACCATCCCGCTTTTCATCATCGTGGCCATTGCCGTAAAACTTGAGTCTCCGGGTCCCATTTTCTATTCCCAGGAGCGGGTCGGAAGATACAACAAGCCTTTTCACATCTACAAGTTTCGATCCATGGTCACTGATGCGGAAAAAGGCAATAGCCCGGTATGGGCCAAAAAGAATGACTCCAGGATTACCCGCGTGGGACAATTCATTCGAAAGACCCGTCTTGATGAACTGCCACAGCTCTTGAATATCCTGAAAGGCGAGATGAGTTTTGTCGGGCCGCGTCCTGAACGGCCTGTTTTCGTCAAAGAGCTTGAGGAAAAGATACCATTTTACTCCCAGCGTCACATCGTGAAACCGGGTCTGACGGGATGGGCCCAGATCCGCTACGAATACGGGGCTTCGATAGAGGATGCCTTAAAGAAACTGGAGTACGATCTTTACTATGTGAAGAACATGTCCATTTTTCTGGATATCATGACAATCATGGAAACGGTTCATGTGGTTCTCTTCCGAAAAGGAAGCAGGTAGTCATTCGTGAGCGGGCTCCTTGTCCCCAGACGATTGCTCCTTCTAAAAGTTCTTTTAAAAGACAAATATTACCTTCTTGCAAGTCACCCACATTCTTAGACCTTAGGGTTTATAAAAAATAATTGTTACTAATAATAGATTTTGCCATACCCTCCACTCTTGAGAATAATCTGATCGCAGACCGATTCAACTTGCTGGCGTGGACACTGGATGAACGGTTGCGTCAGATTGTGTGCTCAGCCGAAGCCAAGGTTTTGGGCCATGGGGGTGTCATGACCGTCTCCCAGAACCACCGGGATTTCGCGGTAGGCATTCATGTCGGGTGAAAGAGTTGGAGGAACGTCCCAAAGAACAGGAGGCGTCCGCGCTGACTATCCGGCGTCCGTGGGACGGATAAAAAAGTGGACGCTCTTGACCCCACACTCATGGCCGATCTGAAGTCGCTCGATGAGCCAATATGCGAGGATACCCCGAATCGCCTCTTAAGTGGACGCCCAAAAGCCGGCGGCGACTAGCCAATGTTTGCTTGAAGCGGGGGTAGCCGGTCATTTCGGTGTATACCAAGAAGAAAGAGCTCATCGGCCCCTTCAACAACAAAGGACGTATGTGGAACCCACAGGAATAGTCCGAAAAGGTGAATGCTCATAACTCCATTGGCAACTATCCCAACGCAGGGTGGAGAACGATCGCAATTATCTCCCCGGAAACCCGAACGCATCTCGGAATCCGGCACAACCGGTTCCTTTATGTGCATACCCCCAAAGCCGTGGCTTACTCAATCTGGTGCAACCCTATTTTCGAAGATGAGCCGACCTTTCTTCAGCACATCCGGATTGCTTCCTTGGTTGAGCTGAAGGAACGGATCCTCAAAGACGTCCAATAAATCAACGTAACTCCGTGATTCATCGCTCGGAGAATTTTGACGCTCTCGAATCTGAAGCTAAAGTGTACATATTTTTGGGTTCTTTTTACTAGAGTTAAGTATCCACGATAGAGTCCCTGTGGAATCAAAGAAGTTCACAACAACTGCGGAGATTGTTCATGTTTCAATTCAGTCAAATCGAATTTGAAACAGTGCCCAAAAGAAAGGTAAAGATAAGAGATAGGAATCCCGACTGTAATTGTTCAGGATGTTTTTTATCAAGACCGCAGAAAAAAGGCAAAAGAAGGGAAAAAATTGAAAAGGCCCTTTTCTTGGATTATATCCAAGGGAAGGGCCTTTCCGTAACAGCGTAATAATAAAGAGGACTTATATTGTCAAACCGTTCTCTTTGCGTCTGAGAATCATGAAAGCGAGAAGAGCGAGGCCACTACCAAGAAGAACTATAGTGGAGGGCTCTGGGGTTCCAGGAACAAACGTTTGGGTAGACCCGGAGATACCACCACCTTCGGCAGAAAAGCTACCCAAGGAATAACTATAGGCATTTGTCGCCAAGAAAATTTGTGGCGACACCGTTCCCGCTCCCATCTCAGCAGTCCATTGATCAGCCTCTGACTGAATCGATCCATTGGTGGAAACTACGATACCGGATCCGGTCAAGCCCGAGAAAAAATTGTCAACAGTAGGCAAACCAGATACGCTCGAAAGATCCGTACCGATTGCCGAATAGCCAGTTGGCGTCCCGTTGCTGGAATTAAATCCACCACCCAGCAACCAAGGGGTTTCATTTGACGGATTGTTCAAAAGAGCCAAAGAAACTTGGTTTGGACCAACCGTGTTAGAGGCAGTCACATCAAACTGATAAGTAAATACCAGTTCACCAGGAGTTGCACCTGACATAGTGGCTCCTTGGCCGATTTTAAAAACCTGCGACAAGAGTTGCCCACTAAAAGAACCCACACCGGCACCTGATGCAGAGTAGTTAGAAAGGCTCGAAGCTACAAGCTGCAAATTAAGGGTCGAAGAATTATAAAATGTCTGATCATAAGGAAGAGCGTTACTGTTTGGATTGTTAGAATTTTGAGGCACATTAAACCCATTGATCGATCCGTATCCTGCCGGAAGCGTTGGAAGGGGATTTGGGATTGTATTTCCGAATGTGCTTGCATTTGTATAGGATTGGGAGAATGTGAGTCCGCTGGTCGTGCTGTAATTCACAAGTGAAGAATCTGCTGTGCCATTTGCGACAACATTCTGCGTTCCAAGATAACCCGCCCATGCGGACTTGGCGGTTGTTCCGAGACCAACGGTCAAAGCCAAGGCCAGACCTGCTGTGATCGTGATTTTTTTCATTCTGTTCATCTATGAGATCTCCTTATAAAGATTGACTGACTCTCTTGAGTCAGGAAAAAGGGAACACGCCAATCTTAAGCAATGATTGTGCCAGACAAACCAATCAATAGACCCCATCCTCGAGCATCACATCAAATACAATCAAAACAAGAATAAAAAAAATTACAGAGCCCCTTTTAACGCCAACTCCCTCATTTTTGGCCACGACAAACTGTCAGCTTTTTTTTCAGTTGGAAAATTTCTCGACATTTTCCTTTACACCCCAAGGATCGAGAGTCTACATGCCGTGTTCTTCAAAGACACAAAGTAAGAAGGCTCGCCACTGGAAGATCGATGGGAGATGGGTTGAGACAAGGAATTCGGGGGAAAGCGACGGAATGATACCGCCGCTTTAAGACGTTAGGGAGTGATCATCAGTTCGAGGCAAAAATAGACAAAGGCATCAAAGAAGAGACAGAAGACGCAATCTGGACACCAGACTCTTCTTTTTTCAATATCTCATCAAAACGCCTGACAATACCAGCCTCTTCAAAGCTATTAAAAAAATAGCGATAGAGAGATCGATCCTGACCCAATGGAGATTCATCTTCTTCCACAGGTTCTCCATGAATCCTCGCAATTTGGTCATCCACATATGAAAAATCCGAGTGAATCAAGACAGCAGTGACATTCGCTCTCTTACAAATCCGCCCGGAGGCAATCCGATTCATGCCCAGCATTTTTTCATAAAATTGAGCATGCCGGGGAATAACCTCAAAAACGACTCCGGAATGATTGAACATCCTAGAGGCATAAAGCATGGCCACGTGAAAAAGCCCTCCTAGAACTTTTCTTGATTTCACCTCAGGCAAAACAGCCAAACAGGTAAACTCACAGACCTTCCCCCTCGTTAAGCGAAGAGATGTGATTTCATCCCTATAAGCCTCTTCTGCAAAAAGTCCTTCGTGAGAATCAAGTCCAACTGTCACCGTTCCAACAAGACGACCATATCCATCGTGAGCGACAAAAGTAGTCAGTCGGGAGCTCTCTTGCAAGACATTATCTGACCGAAACTTTCTCCAAGAATACATCTTCCCGATCAGATCCCTAGCCGCTTTCTTTTGGTTTTGAGTATTTGCAAGACAGATTGTGTAGGAACCCTTGTGTCTCCTCTCCCCCTCTGTTCCAACCCTTCCAATACCATCAGAAGACATCTTCTGTTCAAGATCACCATGGCGATGGGATTCATGGAAGCTGACGACAAAATTCTCACTCATTTCGGGACGAAACCCGAAAAATATCTCTTGGGCCGCACCAAAGAAGTTCATCATTTCAAGTTCCCCCATGATTGAAAGCCACTTCCAGATGAACCGCCAACAGAGTCAGACAGGGCGGCTATTTCTTAAAATCCGGAGCCATTCCGGACCTACCCCAATTGAGGGCTATCGTACAGAAAAAATCCACGGACACAATGACGTAGATCACAGCTGAAAAGAACCCGAACAGGACGGAAGCATTCTCCATGAGAAAAGCATCGAATCAATCAAGGAAAGATCAAGAAATACCGTCTGATTTCAGAGGTCATTCCGGAAAAGATCATGGCAAGGGAAAAGAGCGTACACAAAATGCAA
Encoded proteins:
- a CDS encoding SDR family oxidoreductase, which translates into the protein MAGNTMLITGGAGFIGSNIARKLLAEGKTVAILDNLATGKRENIDDIKAHVRFIEGDVRDRDLLKKILPDVEVIFHQAALGSVPRSIKDPFETQSANVDGTMAILWEAKHAGVRRVTIAGSSSVYGDAPGMPRVETIVPSPLSPYALTKMSQEHLGAIFSKTYGLECVTLRYFNIFGPFQDPQSEYAAVIPRFITKIIKNEPITIYGDGLQSRDFTFIDNVVSANLLAARTKTGIGQAANIGCGAQFTLLDLVEELKKLLGKPNVAIDFQPPRAGDPRESRADIKKAEELLGYRPLVDFSEGLKRTVEWFKART
- a CDS encoding TIGR03013 family XrtA/PEP-CTERM system glycosyltransferase yields the protein MIRIFNHYVSLTILFIAFGDFLILTGTFLGIQAIGDSSQSLSRSIGSIAGTPSILLASLITGALGILSLFISGLYDFTHFTDSKEFKIRLAVAIIMIFFFTEMIHILFSPPHPKKYLHIIAVFISIVILAIWRTAAVNFRFKGSTEKVLFLGNAHIAKILSEINLQRNNIAVVRILSQEELADFDLADFISKNTVHRIVVAMNDRRGKLDIPRLLHCKMSGIKVCEWGTFYEIHANKIDIMSINPSFLIFGEGFRQPKVLRLIKRVLDSLMALVVLILTIPLFIIVAIAVKLESPGPIFYSQERVGRYNKPFHIYKFRSMVTDAEKGNSPVWAKKNDSRITRVGQFIRKTRLDELPQLLNILKGEMSFVGPRPERPVFVKELEEKIPFYSQRHIVKPGLTGWAQIRYEYGASIEDALKKLEYDLYYVKNMSIFLDIMTIMETVHVVLFRKGSR
- a CDS encoding PEP-CTERM sorting domain-containing protein (PEP-CTERM proteins occur, often in large numbers, in the proteomes of bacteria that also encode an exosortase, a predicted intramembrane cysteine proteinase. The presence of a PEP-CTERM domain at a protein's C-terminus predicts cleavage within the sorting domain, followed by covalent anchoring to some some component of the (usually Gram-negative) cell surface. Many PEP-CTERM proteins exhibit an unusual sequence composition that includes large numbers of potential glycosylation sites. Expression of one such protein has been shown restore the ability of a bacterium to form floc, a type of biofilm.) — encoded protein: MNRMKKITITAGLALALTVGLGTTAKSAWAGYLGTQNVVANGTADSSLVNYSTTSGLTFSQSYTNASTFGNTIPNPLPTLPAGYGSINGFNVPQNSNNPNSNALPYDQTFYNSSTLNLQLVASSLSNYSASGAGVGSFSGQLLSQVFKIGQGATMSGATPGELVFTYQFDVTASNTVGPNQVSLALLNNPSNETPWLLGGGFNSSNGTPTGYSAIGTDLSSVSGLPTVDNFFSGLTGSGIVVSTNGSIQSEADQWTAEMGAGTVSPQIFLATNAYSYSLGSFSAEGGGISGSTQTFVPGTPEPSTIVLLGSGLALLAFMILRRKENGLTI
- a CDS encoding N-acyl amino acid synthase FeeM domain-containing protein; this encodes MGELEMMNFFGAAQEIFFGFRPEMSENFVVSFHESHRHGDLEQKMSSDGIGRVGTEGERRHKGSYTICLANTQNQKKAARDLIGKMYSWRKFRSDNVLQESSRLTTFVAHDGYGRLVGTVTVGLDSHEGLFAEEAYRDEITSLRLTRGKVCEFTCLAVLPEVKSRKVLGGLFHVAMLYASRMFNHSGVVFEVIPRHAQFYEKMLGMNRIASGRICKRANVTAVLIHSDFSYVDDQIARIHGEPVEEDESPLGQDRSLYRYFFNSFEEAGIVRRFDEILKKEESGVQIASSVSSLMPLSIFASN